Genomic segment of Candidatus Dormiibacterota bacterium:
CGCCGCCGGACGACCTGCTCCTTGACAGGCTCGGGCCGCTGCCGCGGCGCCGTCCGGATCGCGTCCTTCGGCGGCCGCTCCAGGTAGCTGTACGCCTCGGCCGGCAGGCCCTCGGCCAGGGCCATCAGGGCCGGATTGATCCCCATCCCGAAGACGAACCGGACCCCCTCGATCGCACTCCAGCGGTCGAGGTGGGCGGTCTGGCTGAAGTCGGTATCCCCGCGGAGCGCGATCCGGCGGAAGCCGGCCCGCTGACACAGCGCGATCGCCCGGTCGATGTAGGCGTGCGCCCCCTCGTGCGACGGGCGGTTGCCGGGGCGATTGGCCAGGTAGAGCGGCTCGCCGGTGTCGGCCAGCGTGACCACCAGCGGATGGTAGCCCCAGGTGCCGTCGTAGGCGATATCGACCCCCTCCTTGCACTCGGCGTCGGTGGCGACGAGGGTGCCGTCGATGTCCACGGTCGCCTCGGCGAAGAAGTCGGCGGGCTGCTGGGCGTAGACGCGGAGCCGGGCGGTGTTGATGGCCTCCATCAGGTCCAGGACGTCGGCCTCGCGGAAGCGGCGGCAGAAGTCCCCTTCGGTGGTCGGGTCGGGGATGCGCACGGCGCCCAGGGCGTCGAGATAGACCTCGTCGGTGCGGAGCCGCTCGATGTGCTCGAGGCGGCGGCCGCCGGCGAGGAGGTTGAAGGCGATGTTCAGGACGTGGTCGGACTCGAAATAGGGGAGGTGTCGCTTCAGCAGGTGGAGGTCATGGTCGATGGCGGCGATCAACCCGGTGCGCCGGGCGACCAGCAGAAGGGCGCCGAGGCCGCCGGGGGCGAGGCCCTGGGTGCGCTGCCCCAGCTCGTAGTGGATGTTGGCGGCGGTGATCATGGGCGCCT
This window contains:
- a CDS encoding IS1380 family transposase; amino-acid sequence: MIIVPPKPAGFQSTKAKERNGKLLQRRRQRLLDRIAPRPAPESEAPMITAANIHYELGQRTQGLAPGGLGALLLVARRTGLIAAIDHDLHLLKRHLPYFESDHVLNIAFNLLAGGRRLEHIERLRTDEVYLDALGAVRIPDPTTEGDFCRRFREADVLDLMEAINTARLRVYAQQPADFFAEATVDIDGTLVATDAECKEGVDIAYDGTWGYHPLVVTLADTGEPLYLANRPGNRPSHEGAHAYIDRAIALCQRAGFRRIALRGDTDFSQTAHLDRWSAIEGVRFVFGMGINPALMALAEGLPAEAYSYLERPPKDAIRTAPRQRPEPVKEQVVRRRGFETIHTLEEMVAEFDYRPTACRATYRVVVLRKRLGIDKGSVRLREEYRYFFFITNDRESAADELVLEANGRCDQENVIAQLKGGVPALAAPVNDLVSNWAYMVMASLAWTLKAWAALLLPEEPGHAEEHRAERRSWLRMEFATFRAAVIELPCQVVRGGGRLIFRLLSWNPWQGALLRLVERLRV